tctgtgctgacagctcagagcctggagcctgcttcggattctgtgtctccctctgtctctctacccctcccccgctcatgctctgtctctgtctcaaaaataaataaacattaaaaaaaataaaaaaaaaagatttatgaagcCCCAGCTCCAAATAAACAATGTATGCTCAAAAGAAAACACcagttatttttaaacacataacTCAAGAGACGAAGTACTCaaatacaaaacagatttttaaggCTGTGGGGTTAATCCTATCCAGGATGAAcagaaacaaatagacaaaagaaGTAAGGTGGGTCATTGAAATAAAGTTGGTTTGGTATTCCAcattcctccctcttcttttctcctcctcttctgcccaCTCACCACTTTAGAAATCAAAATTCTATGCCCAAAAACTAAACAGGGCTCTAGCTATAGGGAAGCCTTCCCAGGGCTGGCTGCAGTATACACAGGGTAAAGAACCCTTAGAGGGCTGTTCCAACATCCCTTTGGGCTACCCCTACAgtgctgttttattattttaatctttttttttaaagtttatttatttttgagagacagagaagagagaaacacagaatccaaagtaggctccaagctgtcggcacagagctcaacgcggggctcgaacccacaaaccaccgCAGGATCACAACTCAAGCCGAAGCGGGCacccaaccgcctgagccacccaggcgcccccctacagTGCTGTTTTAAATGAGTGTTGTCTCACTCAGACCATCCTTAGAGAACAAAACTGTGTGCCTGTGCCCAACAGGGGGCAGCAGCCACTCACTCACAATGCGGAGGACTTCTCTGTCCCCAAAGAAGGACATCGATTTCAGATACCCAGTTTCCGACCCGGacgacgccccccccccccccccccccccatctcggGCTTCCAGCCTCaacctcagcccctcccctcctaccCATTCACATCTGGGAGGCCACGTGGTGCTTCAGTCAGGAATATTTGCTCATCCATCTACCCAGGACACACGCAGGGTTCTTTATTAAATAGCAGGAATTGTGGTGCCCTGCACCACATCAGCAACGTGGCTTCCAGGGGAAATAAATTGTTGGCTTCTCTCTCATCCATCACTGTGCAGGAGCccggaaaggaaggaagaaaggcctgGGCTGTGCTCTCTCCCAGCCGGCCTCTCCCAGGCCCCATCCCTCTGGTTCCCTTCCCCCTTGCAAGCCAAACCTTCATACAATACCACTTACTTCTTGTTCTTAGCACCTCTCACAGCTGTAGTTAGTgctattgtaattatttatatgattggctcttttatttaatattttatgtttaagtcatctctacacccaacgtggggcttgaactcaaaacctcaagattaagagtcacatgccctaccgactgagccacccaggtgcccttacgaTTAGTTCTTCAatgtctgccctccccccaagGCCTTCAGGTTCGTAAGTTCCGGGCTGGTGTCCACCTCGTTCACCTCTGTCTCTTCCGCACCTAGCACGTTGTAAGCAtccaataaaatgttttaaagacatTGAGTAAACAAGGGTGAGTCTGTCTCTCGGTCCCCTGCAGTGCCGAGAGCTGAAGCTGAAGGGTGTATGCATTAGGATCTACCTGGGCTCCTCTGGGAAACCTGCTTTGGGTAAGGGCTGAGGGAAGGGTTGTCTCACCAAAGTATTGGCCTCTATACAAAGTCGAAGGGCTGGGGTCATTCTTGCTGAGGAAAAGCAAAGAAGTTGGAGCTGGTGAACACTGAGCTATATCCCTCCTCCTTGTCTCACCAGCCCCATTCAGAGCCTCCAGACAGAAAAGGAGTGGGTGTatggaggggggagagacagatagacaggcCAACAGACTGACTGGGGGTATGTGGGCTTGGACTGCTCTATCAGAGCGCGTGTGCATGAACTCCGGGGTCCCCTGGTGGGTAGAGTGAATGAGCAGGCTGGCAAGCGTTAGGGCGAGGAAGAGGTGGCCGAGAGTTGAGTGTGAGCAGAGGCAGATgggagcataagtggggaagaaagggagCAATTTATCCGAGCAGCAAGCACTCCTTGCGTGAGACAAAGCAGCTCCGATGCTGGGTCCGCTACGGGCGGCTACGACAGCAGTGAGAAATGCCTGTAATTAGGAGGCTGGcagttctctgggcctcagcccaGAGTGACTATGCAGCAAGAATTTCTGAGCCAAGTTGAGCCAGGTGATGGAGGAGACATGGTCCACAccactctagttccatccccCACGGTGCCTGCCCCACCCTCTTCTCATTGTCTGCCCTCCTATGACCCTCACTCTCCCCAAACATCACTGACTCTTCCTTCCTCTGAGGTCCCAGACCCTGGACACGCCCCTCAGGCAAGACAGATCTTCATGTGCAAGGAGAACAGTGCATTAATTCTTCCACTAGCGCGTGGACCTGGTCTGGTGAGGGCCCACCCCTCCGGGcctctctgctttccttctgggtccCCCGCCTTCCTTCTCGGATTCCCAAGAGTTGATGGGCAGACTTGGAAGAAAAAACACTCCCATTCCTGTGTTTCCACTTCAAGCCCGATATGTTGTGCCCCTCTAGGTTTCTGTGATGTGCGAGACGTCTGCCAGAGCACCGGCAGATTTTCACTTTCCAACCTAATCTTACGACCCTGTTTTGGCGCCACTCCGAACTTCCTGCATTTTAGCCAAATGACAAATGCACTCTGCAGAGCGCAGAGCCAAACGCTCTGAACAAGGGAGGGGTTACAGAGTGCCTGGTGGCCAGGGTCTCTGCACGGTGAGTTCTGCTTCGGTGAGTAGGACGGGGCAGGGGTTTGGGAAAGGCAGGCTTTCTTCAGGGAGGATCTGCACCTGAGGGAGATGAGTGCCAGGGAAGAGGGTTTGTGAGTCCGACCTTGAAGAGGCCCTATTGGTAGGTGGAGCAGGTAGTTTCCTCTGTGAATCCAGAAATCCTCTGTAACATGGCAGGGAGATGGCTGGGGATCCCAGTGGATCAAAGTGATCCAGCCCTCGACGTATCATTTCCGTGAAGGACTTTACCACCAACTGGTCCCTAGCCAGCTGTCCACCACAACCTGCAGCCAGGCTCCTAGGAATGCAGACATTTCCACCAATGACCGTGGAGTTCCCGCCTCACCTCTCAAGGCCGGTTTCATCTCTGACCAGCCACTTCCCAGAGAGTCAGAGGGCCTTCCAGGGGTCACTCCCAGGACCCTCACTCATTCCAGCTACAGGACAATACTTGCAGTCAGGAAGGAGGGTCACTGGCGTCTGAGATGAACTCACCCCACCCCAACACCGCTTCTCTTCCCGAACTGATAGAACCGCGGCTGCTGTTGCCTCACCTAAGCTTTTCCAAGAAGATCAGacctttctctgaaaatattttattgataaattaACTCTGAAAGCGTTCACCTCCCACCCAACTGCTGTAGAGTCTCCTAGATGAGCTATGGACCCTTCTATGGGGAAGGATCACATGGGGGACAGGGAGGCTCACTCATACAGGAATGGGATTCCTGGGTATGGCAGAGGTGGGTTTGGGGACTGAAGCCGGTCTCGAGGTCCTCTGAGGACAGCCCCTCTCACTCAGCACCAGAGTGGGGAGTGGTGGTCAGGAGTGGAGCACCTTGGGGCTTTATTGCTGGTGAATGCCAAGGAAAGTGGGACCCCTGCCAGCCTAGAATTGCAGCAGAGGGCATCAGAGCCCAGGGCTCCAGAGGAGGTGGCACTAATTCCCAATCAACAGAGCCTGGCTGCTGACCCacccacccagggacccctggatGGAGAAGGAAGCGGGGAGAGGTATCTGAGCCAGGCAGGATTGAGGAAGGGTTACAGTGTGCAGGTCTCGGGCAGAGCAGGCGCCAGGAGGGGGCGTAGGCTGGTGCACCTAGGGGGGGCGCCTCTTCACAGGTCTATGGTGTCGCTGCCCACGCTCAGCTCGTCGATCTGTCGGCAGGCGTCCAGGAATTGCTCCTGCAGCAGAGCTTCTGCGGCCTGCAGCTCAAGAGTAGGCTCTGGGGAGTCGcgggagggtggggacagggccTGGTAAGAGCCTGAGCCCGGGAGGCTAGGGCTGCTTCCCGAGGGCCGCGGGGGACTGAGGACGCAGACCAGCGGACAGCGTGGAGGCCTGTCGGGGCTGGAGCACAGCAGCATGGACGAGCTGTCCCTCGAAAGTCCGCACAGTGAGCCGGAAGAGGCGCTGCTGCCCGCGGGCCAGGCCCCGGGAGAGGGGAGCTCCTGCGGTGCGGGAGAGCCAAGGGCCTCCTCAGACCTCTCATTGGGTCCGGCCCCGGTCTTCGCCCCCAACGAGGCGGTGCGGTAGAGGCCCAGCCCAGGCAAGGCTTCCCCGTAGGCAGGGCCCTGGAAAAGGCCGGGAGTGAGCAGGGCCTCGCTGCAGAGGGCCTCCTCAATGCTGCGCCGCAGGTTGATTGGGGAGGGCGGGCGGAAATCCACGGTGTAATCGCTGCAGGGGGAGGAGGCCGGAGAAGGGGCCGGGTTGGCCGCCGCGCCTTCGAAGCCCCGGCAGCCGCCTCCCTGGAGTAGGAGGTCGGGGCCCGGCCCCGCCAGGGCGCACAGCTGCAGCAGCTCCGCGTCGCCACGCGCGATggcgccacccaggggctccttgTCGGGGGGCCCGGTGACCCAGCCCCCGGGCAGCAGCGGGGCCGCGTGGCCCGGGGACAGGCGGAAGAGCTTGGCCCAGCAGCGCGGCGGCACACGGGGGCTGCAGAGCGCCGGGTAGAGGCCCAGCAGCGCCAACGGGAGCGCGACGCCCACCTCGCCCAAGCGCAGGCCTAGCTGGAAGGCCCACCAGGGCCAGGGGCCCTCCAGGCCAGGTTGGCCGCCATAGCCCAGGGCGTGCAGCACTTCGTAGCCCTGCAGGGCTCCGCTCAGCAGCCCGAAGGTGCCCGCCACCGGGGCCGTGCGGGCCGCGCGCCGCCAGGACTCGCGCGGGGCGAAGGGGCTGCGCGCCTGCGGCAGAGGGGTGGCGCCCTTGAAACCAGACCCTCCCAGGGGCGCTCCGGCCCGCCGCCGCCTTCCCCCCCAGCAGGAGAGCGCCAGCAGGAGCCCAGAAAGGAGGGCGGCGAGGAAGGCGTGCAGTCCGCGGGAGGCGAGCCGCAGGGGCCGCAGCGGGCGGTGGGCCGCGCTCCCgagggcggcggcggccgccagccccagccccaggagcaGGAGCGCGGCCAGCCCGGCGGGACACCGCGGCGGGCGCGGCCGGGCCAGCAGCAGGCAGGCCAGGCCCAGGCCGGCGGCCAGGCAGGGCAGCGGAAGGTCCTGCAGCAGCAGCCAGGCGAGCGGGGGCAGCCGGTCGCGGTGCCCATAGGCGTCGTAGAAGAGCGGGAAGGCCCGCGTGGTCCCGGCCGACAGCAGGAGCAGGTCCAGCAGCGCcaggcagggggcgcctggcgGGCAGCGCCAGGGCAAAAGGGCTAGGGCCAGCAGCGCCAGCAGGGCCACTAGGCCGAAGAGCGTGCCTACCCCGTACACGTGGGCCTCCCAGGCCAGCCCCCAGCGAGCTCTGGCCTCTGCCCAGTCGGCCTCCAGGGTCAGGAAGAAGAGGGCCCTCGGCGCCACCGGAGGCTGCCCCTCGCGTTCAGGCAATTCTCCCACGCTGCAGGACCCTGGCCCACACTCTGGCTGCACGGAAGGCTTCCCAAGGCTGGCAGGAGAGGGGTCATCCGGGCCAGAGGTGGGCCTGGTGGGGTCTGTGGGCAAAGAACGTTTGTCTGAGGCAATTAtgcagccctcctcctcccctccccacagccgGTGACCTGTATACCAGTCAGAGTCTCATAGCATCTAGGACACCCTTGTCTGAAATACAAGGCTCACCCTCTCAGCTGCtcgccttcccctccccatcaAACTCCTCACACAACACTTTCAGCTCTcatcccttccccccccacccctaacccacccccccacccccgccccctgctttGTTCGTTTCCCTTCATCACTCTGTGATTCTACTGAAACGAGTTTTCAAGAAGCCACAGAACTTTACAACCGGAAGGACCTGGAGAAGCCCCCTCTAGTTCAATCCTCTGACGAGAAAGAAAGCTTGATGAGAACAATCCTCTGACGAGAAAGAAAGCTTGATGAGAACAAAGATTTGTGTTTGCTCTGCTCACATCTGAATCTCCACGCCTAAAATGGTACCTGGCCCAGAGTTGGCGCTGAGCAGATACTCGCTGAATAAATGAATCCTCTTTTTGCCCCATGAAAACACCGAGGCTCTACAGAGAAgcgaagtgacttgtccaaggtcacaaatcGGCAGAGCTGCCACTAGAATCCAGATTGAAGCACCAGTCTGAGCCTCTTCTCATGATTCCAGAACTTCTTCATGACACTGATTTGCTTACCTCTTATTCTGTGCCCCTGACTCCCAACTCCCACCTTGGTGCTAAGAGAAGCTTCCCTCGCCCCTTCTCAACTGCctccccctttctgtctcttcagGAATAGCCcctacacacatatgcatgcaggCAGCAGGGGGAGAGGTAAGACATTCCCGTCCCCAGCACCTGAGGAGAACACAACCTTTCCCATCCACAGGCCTTCCTGTCTGCCACACCCCCAACCGCTGGCTTACTCATGGCCATCGTCCCCATCCTGACTCAATCACAAAGCCATTGGCCTAAGACCAATATATTAAGACTCTTAATATATAAGCCACTTCagttctccattttataggtgacaTTGAGATGGACTCCCCGGGGGGTCTCAAGGCTACCCTTGAACTCCCCGGAAGGAACCACTGGGAAGATCATAGTGGGATAAGGTGCCATCTTCGTGagtgagcccctcaggtgccctaGGGTTTGCTAACTTAGGCCCCTAGCCCCACTCTGTGCACCAacaccttccccaccctccctggggaaagggaagtCAAGTCAAAGAGGGTGAGGAGTAAGATCCCTAATTTACTTTCCTGGAGCAAGAGAAGAGTTGGAAAGAGATCCAAGGATTCTTCCCACGGCCAAGCAGCAAAAGAAGATGCTTCAGGCTGAACCTCTCCCTACTCCACCTAGCAAGCTCAGCAGAACGGCAGCTGCAAACACTATGGAGGGAGAAACATGGTGGTGAAGGATGGAGACACCCTGGTGAGGAGGGGAAGGTGCACAGGAGGCAGATGCAGAGTGAGGGAGGGCGGGTCTTCTGACAGCCAGACCCCTGCCCCAGCAGCCTGGCCGTGCTCCAGCCTTGCCCCAGCTGTACAATATAGGAAGACCCCAGGTGCGCTCCCACCCCCAGGCACTGCCAGCTCAGGCTGGGAACATGCAAAACACAGCAATCCTGAGGACAAGGAAAAGGAGTGAGGGGGGCAGAAAGCAGctctggagagagaggaggggaagataGAATCAGACaactggggagggcagagagggagcagccaaaaattaaatatacacagcTTGCTGCCTACTGCAAATGGCAGTATGTGCCCTGGTTCCTGTTCCATCACATTCCTCAAGTCTGAATTGGGGAAGAGCACCTATGGCATAAGGCTGTTAGGAGGATAAATGGACGACGTGTCCAAAGCTCCTCCGAGTGCCTGGTGCATAATAAGCATTCGAGATGTGATCGTTGTTGGTATCATCATTATCAGCTAATGTTTATCACCGATCAGTCATCGGTTTGTGTCCGCGGGAGTATGACTATTTCTGGCCTCAAACTAGTTCTTGATTTAACTAACGAAAGGCTGCTGTCTCTCAGCACGTCCTAAACTTGCTTAGGAAGACCACCGTTAGTCAAATGAGCAAACATCAACACATCGTTTCACTGTGCGAACCCTATCTGAAGAACACCATTTGGATGGACTGACCACCCCTGAGTGCCTAATGAAGACACAGACAGGAATTAAAAGGGGAAGCATTCAGCTGGGATGGCTTGCTCCTCAGGGGTAGGCATCAGTCCCACATGAACAGGATCAAATACTTGCACCTCCTCCTTCAACCCCCTTCCTTCGTCCTCTCAGATGCTCTTGCCCAACCACTTCTGGAAAGTGGATGAGTTCGCTTGGCGTTTCCTCGGCTTTAGCAGGCTCTGCAGAAAGGCAATGAGACTGTGCCCGGGAGCCCCACAGCCTGGGCCAGCCTGGCACCCCTCACGGCCTCCTCTTTGCTCACTGTGCAGACAAGTACAGCTCTCAGAGGTCTGTCCTACCTCACCTTCCTCTAGCTCCACTTCTTACCCAAGGGCCAAAAGAAACCCCATCTGTCACCTCCGTCCCAAAGCACTGTGGCAAGGAGAGCAAGCATTGAACATTACTGAGAGgccagaagaaaatcaaaagcaGAAAACAGGCAAAGTGTAGGCGTAGCTCAGGTGTCAGAGGAGGGAGTTCTGAACTAGGAGCATTCCTTCCTTGGGAGACTGGGCATACCCTGTGTACCCGGGGTTGGGCCATGTTGTAggcagggacaggcagagaaTACCCAGCTTCTGTCTTTGGAGCGTCCGTTTGAGCTCATCCCCTGTTTTCCCACTTGAGGCTTGCCCAGAAAGAGCCCTCGGTCTCCCCCAGAGGAGTCCAGAAGACAGTGACTTCCTAGATCCCTCTCTGGAGGAGCCCTCTCTTACAAGGTAGTCCCACTCTGGCCCTGTGGCCCCTCTTGACCTCAGGGGCAAGAAAGGAGATAGGATGTCAATGTGAGTAATTGGTAAGGTCACAGCTGGCTGGGatggagtcagggagaggggcctGCTCGATTTATGGAAAAGTCAGGCCTGATTAGCTACCAGCTGCCCAGATCAAAGGGCtggggaatctctctctcccaataGAAGCTGTGGTCCATTCAGCGGCCTGGCCccattcctctccccacccccacctctcggATCATAGAAGATTGATCCTCTTGGTAAGGGTCACTGGCATTTGAAATACTGGACAACTGTAAAGGGCACAGATGACAGCCAATCAGAATAGATGTCGGCCAGGGTGTccggggagtggaggggagggagtgcTCAGGGGGCTAAGGCCAGTGGCTACTTATCAACTGGTAGGAAAGTCTTGCGATATGTTAATGGCCTGCACAACTTCTTCCAGCTGCATGCTGGTTCTGTCCAAGGTGAAGGGGACCCAATTCAAAAGAGAGGTCCTAGAGTCAAAGGTTAACCACACCTAGGTTAGAAAGATCCCAGAGGAGACAGGGACTCCCCTTGTCCCCTAATACACTGCTGGCTTGAGCAAGGCCCCTTGGCCTTCTCTTCAAGGGGCCTGTCGCCCTCCTGGGTTTATCTGAGAGAACTAGCCAGGAAGAGGCTGAGTTCCTGCAGCCGTCAgtaaggaggggggagggggtggggcagtgagCTGCGCTTCCTCTGATACTGTCCAGACTCATTAAACCTGCCTGGCCAGCACTGTCACCGAGGCTGACAGACCGCCAGCCAGCATCCTTCCCCCGGGGCCACagagcctgccccccaccccacagcagGTCTCTGgatggggaggggacagcagccTCCTCGCCCACATGCCGGGAGCAGCAGTGACTGCTCCAGAGTGAGCTACAGCCAGGTGCTGTGTTAAGTCCGGAACTGGAAGAAGCTGGGGGACCAGTGCTTTCCACTGCGGAGCTGGTTCCTACTGTGAAGGGCTGAGCGGATTCACAGCTATAGTAAATGCTTTGCAGAACAAGGCTGGGCCTAGGGGTCCCTCTTCGTGGCTCCCTTGGCCTCACCTACCGGAGCCTGAGAGTGCTCTCTGCCCTGTGGGTCATGGTGGCCATCACATCTTGGCGCCAAGGTTGCGGGGTCAGAGAGGTAGGCTCTGGAGGTGCATCTGGGATGCAGTAAAGGCAGAACCAAGGTTAACAGCTACTATTTAAGAAACTTCAGCTTCATGCCCAGCCTCATGCCAGGAGCCTACATGCTCTGGAAGCTTCACAATAAcaagataggtactattattaagCCCTAGATACTCGAGCAAATTTAGGCTCAGGAAGAGTTAATAACTTTCCCGAGGTCACCCAGCCAGTTGGTCGGTGAACTGGGATTCTAAGCCAAGTCTCAAGATTCCAGAGCCCCTAGTCTTTCCTCTGCACCACCAGCCTGTCTGGGTGCAGGTTCTGAAAGACTCCTTTAAATAAGGGTGGCGTCTGTCTGCTGCAGGTCTTCTCTTCACTGTCTTCCCAATGAGGGGCCCAGTTCTGCCCATATCTGACAACATGTCATGTCAGATCAGACGGCAAAGGAGAGAGCCCCAAGGTtggggcgcggggtggggggggggtggtggtggagaggcAGGCCAGGCAGACTGGAGTGAAGGGTGGAGTTGGTACTGAGGCTGTGGGAAATCATGAAGGAGTCCctgtgtctgtctgcctctgaTACATTTGTCTACATCCTGCGCTGCCTGTGGTTGCAAAACTCCCGGAGGACCATTAACTTAACTCTGTGTGGGACCGTCCCCAGCAACACTTGTTCTCAGACCATTAATATGTATCGCCATGGTGACGATGAAGAGAACGGTGATTATGATTATGATGACAACGAAATAAAAGAGCCCCAGAACGCCAATGAGTGGCTAGCATGTAGTAACTGCTAAATAAATGTCACGTGCAAGTGAACTGGACACTTACCTAGTGATGCTGTTGCAACCGTGACAGACCTTAGGGAAGCAGCTGGGTCCAAAGGGCCTGAGCTTGGGAGCTTTCTctccaggggggtgggggagggggccacagTGGTGCCAAAGAACCCTGCAAAAGGAGCACGTGGGGTTCAAGCACTATCCTGCCAGCCAGTCTTGGCCGTTGGGGCTTTGGAGAAAATcctgtccttccccagatcttGCCCTAAGGGAGCCAATGTATACCGAACAGGAATTGTAGCCACATGTACGCTGGGAGCTAAGCTTCAAGGACCAAATCAGACTCAGTATGGCAAAGAGGGCATTTCCCCATAGGAGCAGTGGCCCGTGTCCCAGGCCCGGGGGGGAAAAGCAACACAGAGTCAAAGAAGACAGGGAGGTCTGATTAGgcccctagcacagtgcctggcacgtagaaGTGTGCCCTAAGTGTTTGTTGCAACAAAATAAACACTCACCTGGAGAATCGGAAACTCTAGAGGCAGAGCTTGGGGATCGAGTGGGGCCTAGAGGGCTTGGGCCTGAGAAGTTCCGCAGCGGGGACAGAGTAGTGCCGAAGAACCCTGCAAAAGGAGCCCGGGCTGAAGCTTCCTCCTACCTGCCACGCTGCCCGGCAGGGGCTCTTCTCCAGATGGGGTAGGTACTCACCAAAGGGTCCCAAGCGCCCAGCAATCTCTGCCAGGCTGGCCCGCAGGCTGGGCAGCAGGGGCAGCGTTCGATGCCCGAGCGTGGGGGCTGCGCCTGCTCTCAGTGCCATGTCAAACTTCAGCTCCAGCTCGCTCTGGCGGAGCCTGGGAGGACTGGATGGAGGTGCCGTAGCTGTCAGAGCAGTGTCCCAGGTGACAGTGCCCATCCCGGGCTGATAGGGAGCAGTGGGCCGGTCAGTGGGCCCAGAGAGGGGGAATGTGGACTCTGGAGACTGGGAGGAGGCCCAGGGCGTAGAGCTGCCTTCAGCAGAGCCCCACTCCGGGGGGGAGTTCCCAAGGGAGCCCACCAGCAGTTCCCAAATGGGGTCGGTCCTCAGCCCCCTGGCCACCTCTTCCTCTGGCTCCCGGCTGGGCCCAGGAGAGAGCGGCTGGGTCTCTGTGACAGAGATCCCCCAGGCAGCAGCAGGTCCCCGAAGGTGGAATTTGAAGTTAAGTCCCAGGTTGAGAGACAGCATAGAGGCCTCACTCTGAGGTGGTGGGGTCAAAGTGGTGAGAGGGACACCCGAGACGGAGGAGACAGGCTGGGGGCCCACAGGAACAGCAAGCAGGACCCAGCAGAACAGCCCCAGACAGCCATGCCCTGCCATGGCCCCACCTGG
This sequence is a window from Prionailurus bengalensis isolate Pbe53 chromosome A2, Fcat_Pben_1.1_paternal_pri, whole genome shotgun sequence. Protein-coding genes within it:
- the PRRT4 gene encoding proline-rich transmembrane protein 4; protein product: MAGHGCLGLFCWVLLAVPVGPQPVSSVSGVPLTTLTPPPQSEASMLSLNLGLNFKFHLRGPAAAWGISVTETQPLSPGPSREPEEEVARGLRTDPIWELLVGSLGNSPPEWGSAEGSSTPWASSQSPESTFPLSGPTDRPTAPYQPGMGTVTWDTALTATAPPSSPPRLRQSELELKFDMALRAGAAPTLGHRTLPLLPSLRASLAEIAGRLGPFGFFGTTLSPLRNFSGPSPLGPTRSPSSASRVSDSPGFFGTTVAPSPTPLERKLPSSGPLDPAASLRSVTVATASLDPTRPTSGPDDPSPASLGKPSVQPECGPGSCSVGELPEREGQPPVAPRALFFLTLEADWAEARARWGLAWEAHVYGVGTLFGLVALLALLALALLPWRCPPGAPCLALLDLLLLSAGTTRAFPLFYDAYGHRDRLPPLAWLLLQDLPLPCLAAGLGLACLLLARPRPPRCPAGLAALLLLGLGLAAAAALGSAAHRPLRPLRLASRGLHAFLAALLSGLLLALSCWGGRRRRAGAPLGGSGFKGATPLPQARSPFAPRESWRRAARTAPVAGTFGLLSGALQGYEVLHALGYGGQPGLEGPWPWWAFQLGLRLGEVGVALPLALLGLYPALCSPRVPPRCWAKLFRLSPGHAAPLLPGGWVTGPPDKEPLGGAIARGDAELLQLCALAGPGPDLLLQGGGCRGFEGAAANPAPSPASSPCSDYTVDFRPPSPINLRRSIEEALCSEALLTPGLFQGPAYGEALPGLGLYRTASLGAKTGAGPNERSEEALGSPAPQELPSPGAWPAGSSASSGSLCGLSRDSSSMLLCSSPDRPPRCPLVCVLSPPRPSGSSPSLPGSGSYQALSPPSRDSPEPTLELQAAEALLQEQFLDACRQIDELSVGSDTIDL